The following is a genomic window from Elaeis guineensis isolate ETL-2024a chromosome 10, EG11, whole genome shotgun sequence.
gtatttgtctgacatgatttgtgaaacgatgcatgaattagatgaatgatattttgttatgaaaatatcttatttgaaatgttatgatgaagcatgattgaacatattgatttcatgatgcattatattgatttatttcgatactacatgattatatattttattatcgaaattagaatatgaaatatgatttatgaagaattatgatataagaaacattgtgaattgacaacctgactatgtaaaggaccctgccaatgggggcatatacgttagcaattgatttgtcctgagggttcatgtcgccagagaaaccagcgacaaaccgccagagagaccagcggttctgaaggactttgctgccagatgattcgcagctcatcgcaagaagatacgcggtgttatgatcctgccacaggaaaaatatggtcatagctcatggttgatgaaaagaatttaagaacgaaagaaattgaaatctggaaagaaatttgaatttttgaaaaaaaatgaatttggcatgaattatattgcataattggaaattgatttcgaattgatgaactctatatgcttattttttataaataattatttacttaaatgcctgatgaaatctgttgaaaagtgatcattgcttactgggctgtttagctcattacctcttattttactgtttttacagatattgaggaattaagatgatacaagatatgaatggaagagtgatcagaagcagaatctctatacttttattttcggttgaaagtcttattgaatttgatgtaaggactatgaatcattgttgaatttattgagatattaaagaagaaatttacattgttatgttttggatttaaattattgtctaattattccgctgttgttttaggatagcacaataagatgccttgcatgcttatgtgaagagttttctatgagcatgcggcggttgccatgaccttcgattcacaatctcgggtcgggggcatgacactatatacatacatacatacatacagagagagagagagagttaaacTAGAATTAAACCAAtcagatttaaattcaaatatggACAGGCCAAAACTCCATAATAGAGGTCAtacatcaatgatccaaatcGTTGAATTTGATCTATTATCtcgaaattatttatatataaaatattatataatttagagACTCCTATCCTacctataaataaaattaaattaaatatatttgttGATTAGTTGATGTATAGGTTTGGGATcttcaaattatatgattttttatgtacAAACAGTTTTGAGATGATAGATCATTTTAAtatcacacacatatatataaaaaagataaTACTCTATGGAGGAGTATGGTAGTGTTGCCAATTCAATAAGTCAAAATCCTCCTAACGCACCGTGTCGAGCTCCGGCTTTTCCataaatattttctttctttttttttcttacgaAGCTTCCCGACCCCTTTCGACTTTTTTTTCCCATCTTCTCCCCACTTTCCTCACCACCATCTCCCATCGTTCTCTACCATCATCTTCCTCTCCATTGTCACCAACGTCGGCCCGTCCTTTCGATCTCCCTAAGGCACCATCACTTTCTtccctccaaattttttttttcttcgaagCTTTTCAAGCCCTTCGGACGCCCATCCCTTTTTCCTTTCAATCGAATTCTATTGGATTCCTCCATCTATGTCCATTAAATCTGACGGGCGGAATATATCCTTCACCGGCGACAACGACAGTCTCTCTCTCCAATCGGCCTCTAATCTCTTCCTCTCGAACGGCAGTGAGGATGGTCGCTCGATCCATCGGAAGAGAAAATTTAAGAcatcaaagaaaaagaagttgGTCAAAAGAGCGGCGATGACTGAGGATCTAGGCTTTTTGGGAAATAGGAGGGGATGGCAATGGGGTGGGGCTGCGGAGGGGAGGGGAGAGGGGTTGGTGGTGACGGAGCCAGGAGAGAGAAGGGGCGGTCATCAGTGCTCACGCGAAGGTTTCGCTGGGCCGACAAAGGGAACAAAAACGGACGGTGACGGAGTAGGGCTgtagagggaaggggaggggggttggtggcacCGGAGCCGAGGGACACGACAAGGGCGAAGGGTGGGGGGAAACGGCAAGAGAAACGGAAGggaagggggaaaaagaaaaaaagaaaaaaagaaaagaaagaaaaaaaatatttggagagggagatgaaaaaaatatgatcattttattactaataataatttaatatattattttttaaaaatattaatttaaaaaaatatttcgggAGAGGGAAGACGAGAGGACAGAGGGgaagggagaaaaagaaaaaagaaaagaaagaaaaaaaatatttggagagagagaaaaaaagaaaaaatattattattttattactaataataatttaaaatattatttttttaggatattaattttaaaaaaatatttaggaagggagaggaaaaaaataaaaaaatattattttattattattaataatttgaagtagaagaaatatcaattttttcaaaatattattttaaaaatactattaataataataacatattattttaaaaaaattatttcaaaaaattaataataaaatattattttaaaaatattatttttaaaataataataaatatattatttttaaaatattaatttattattaataataatttaaataataataagaacacaGCAACATCAAAAGGATTATTTTCATGCATCCGATGCGAATGACGGAGGGGCGGGGTCGCAACGAGGGTGGGGCAGTGCCGTGACTTGGGTCTCACGCTATGGGGTCGGAGGCGGCGGAAGGAAgggaaaaaaatttggagaaaaaaaataaaaaaatattattattttattattaataataatttgaagtaaaaaatattaattttaaaataataataaaaatattatttttttcaaaatattattttaaaaaataatatttttattattaatttaataatactatttgtataataacatattattttaaaaaattaatttcaaaaaaattaataataaaatattattttaaaaatattatttttaaaataattataaaaatattatttttaaaatattaatttattattaataataatttgaataataataagaatatgataatatttgaaaaaataatttaataatatttaaaaaattatttttatatatctgaTCTCACGTAATGTGTGGATCTtcgattaatttaattttaatatgatcAGATCTGAATCCAAATACGATCCATTTTATTCAAAACTACCCTTATCTGTATAACCTAAGTAAAATGTTGAACGGTATTAGGGGGGAAATTTGAAGATTATTAATCGGCGCCCGGCAGGACCTTGACGAAGCCGTTGGGGGACTCGGAGTGGCCTTTCATCGTCTTGGCCTGGATCTCCATAAGGTTCATCCGGGAGAAGTCTGGTGGCGGCGACGCTTGGGAGGAGATTGAGGAGGCTtggaaaaaaaatcatttttaatCGGCGCCCGGCAGGACCTTGACGATCGCCACCAAGAGGAACAGGAGGAGAGCTATGTTTCCATGCTCTCTTGAAACACCACTGAAATGCATGGTTTTTGAGAGCCGTCTTCGCAGTCCTGTGACCATGAGCTAAATCTAAAAACATTCAGTGTTTGTGACCATCAAATACCAGAACATCTGCTCTGGTCGATCCGTCGATTGATATAAGGTCAAGTCCCTCTCGAAATAAACTCAATTAATTTGGTCCGACGACGGAGATGCTGAGGAGGCGGACGAGGCTGCTGTGGTGGCTCTTGCAGAGGGTGGTGAGGCGAGCGGGGAGGGCTATGGGGTCGCCGCGGAAGTGGCGGCAGGGGAGATGGAGTCCGAAGACTTGATGCCGATGATGGCGGAGAAACTGGAGGCGGAGGAGTTCTTGAGGGAGCTATGTGGGGTGGCGGGGGGGGGGGCGGTGTTCTGGCAGCTGGTGGATCCGGAGAGGGGGCTGATCACGGGGGAGAGCCTGCGGCGGAACGCGGCGGCACTGGGGATGGAGGGGATGACGGCGGAGGACGCGGCGGTGATGGTAAGGGAGGGGGATCTTGATGGACACAGGACGCTCCACAAGACGAACTTCTATATCCTGATGGTGCGGCTTGGCCCCGGGATGATGGAGGACGCAGAGGCCTGGCTCGACAAAGCCATTGCCAGGGAGCTCACCAAACCCTTTTcggtttaatttaattagatatggAAATCGAAGGTGGGGAACAAATTGACATGTTGCGTATGTTTCCAATGCTTGGTGGTTTAGTGCATAGAATATATTTTTTCCAGATGCCATGTcattggttttttattttttatttattatttatttatctattatttAAAAAGATTCCGGATCGTAGTGAAGCGTTGTGGCAGATAAGTGCAGATGGGCTCTATCTTTGCATTTATCAAATTATTAAATACCTCACTGAGGATAATGGAATACCTCTCACGGCAATCAAATTTGAAGTTTGCCTTTTCCCCTCTTTTTGTCCAACAAATCCATGTTAATTTGATATTGGGTTGTGTGCATATGGTCTCCAAATGAATGTTCCATTGTATAAAGATGGATCTGGTGGAAATGCTCAGAAACAAATCTATGGATTAGTACAGAATGTGTACACATAAAGTCATACGTGACTCATGTGCCCGGGGTATGCAACGGCCTCCGTAATCTTCTCTAAACAGGATGATATAGGGATATAGTTTATTCATATACTATGTGAAGTTATTGTACAATAATTTTTGTATTTTGCTCTATAAGATGTCTAGACTATTTACATGCATTGGATCCTTCAATCTATTTACCTGCATCCTTCAAATGCACCATACTTTGCGGCCCTCATTTTCACTTTTTATgatattaaatttgaaaataaaaaatttttctctttctttgctATCAATAGAAGAAttcgatcaaaaaaattaaaaaaataaaaaaatattataatagttGTTGGTGTCGGTCATGATTGGACAGTTAGTCTATCTTCCTCTCTACCATCGATTAGAAATTAGAGCTTTTTATTGTCTTCCATCAGCACCAAGATgtgctctctatctctctctctaattttagtgatcatatttcaatt
Proteins encoded in this region:
- the LOC105052794 gene encoding calcium-binding protein KIC-like; this encodes MTEDLGFLGNRRGWQWGGAAEGRGEGLVVTEPGERRGGHQCSREDAEEADEAAVVALAEGGEASGEGYGVAAEVAAGEMESEDLMPMMAEKLEAEEFLRELCGVAGGGAVFWQLVDPERGLITGESLRRNAAALGMEGMTAEDAAVMVREGDLDGHRTLHKTNFYILMVRLGPGMMEDAEAWLDKAIARELTKPFSV